The genomic segment CGCCAGCTTGTTCACCGTTCCGGTGAAGCTGCCGAGTTGCGTGACGTATTTCTCGCACAGCCAGTACTTCTGCTGCTCCGGCGCGCGGAAACAGGGGTCCGCGGTGAGCGCGTTGGCCTTGGTGAGCAGGGCTTCGGGGCTGACCTCGCCGGGCTTCGGCTGGGCGGACCGGGGCTCTTCGCTCCCGCAGCCGGCGAGCGCCAGCAGTCCGGCCGCGAACAGTGCGAGGGTGGAACGGCGGATGCGCACCCCGCCACCGTACTTCGGTAGGTTGCCGGTCATGGCTCTGGACCTGCATGCCGACCCGATCGACCTGACCGCGGCACTGGTGGACGTGCCGAGCGAGTCCGGGCAGGAGGCGGAACTGGCCGACCTCGTCGAGTCGGCGCTGCGCCGGGACGCCCCGCACCTCGAGGTGGTCCGCAACGGCGACGCGGTGCTGGCGCGCACGAACCTGGGCAGGCCGAGCCGGGTGATCCTCGCCGGGCACCTGGACACCGTGCCCGCCAACGACAACCTGCCCGTCCGCCGCGAGGGTGAGCACCTGCACGGCCTGGGCACGGTGGACATGAAGTCGGGTGACGCGGTGTTCCTGCACCTCGCCGCCGCGGTCGCCGAGCCGAAGCACGACGTGACCTTCGTCTTCTACGACAACGAAGAGGTCGAAGCCACGCGCAACGGCCTCGGCCGCATCGAGCGCGAGCTGCCGGACTGGCTGCGCGCCGACCTGGCGATCGTCGGGGAGCCCTCGAACGCGGTGATCGAGGCCGGCTGCCAGGGCACCATGCGGGTCCAGCTGCGGATCAAGGGCCAGCGGGCGCACACCGCGCGCGCCTGGCGCGGGTCCAACGCGATCCACGGCCTGTACGAACCGCTGCGGCGCCTGGCCGAGTACCGCCCGCGCACGCCGGAGATCGACGGTCTGACCTACCACGAGGGCCTGCAGGCGGTGCGCGTGCACGGCGGTGTGGCCGGCAACGTGGTCCCGGACGACGCGGTGCTCGACATCAACCACCGGTACGCCCCGGACCGCTCGCCCGAGCAGGCCGAACAGCACCTGCGTGAGGTCTTCGACGGCTATGAACTGTCCGTTGTGGACGTTTCGCCGGGCGCGCTGCCGGGCCTGGACGCGCCCGCCGCGGCCGAGCTGGTCCGGGCCGCGGGCGGGCAGCCGGTGGCGAAGCTGGGCTGGACCGACGTGGCCCGGTTCTCCGCGCTGGGCATGGCGGCGGTCAACTTCGGGCCCGGTGACCCGGCGCTGGCGCACACCCGGCAGGAGAACGTCGCGATCTCCGACATCACGCAGGTCACCCAGGTGCTGCGGACCTTCCTGAGCTGATCTGACCCGTTGACGTCCGGCGCGGGCGGGCGCTATCTTCGCGGAACTGTCAAGAAAGTTTCCTATCTATTCCGCCGCCGGGAATGGGGAAACCGTGAGACGCCCCGCCGTGCTCGCGCTGCTCACCGTCCTCCTGCTGCCCGTCGCCCCGGCGACCGCCGAGCCCGTTACCGGCGAGCTGCGCGTCGACCAGGTCGGTTACGGCCCCGCCGAGACCAAGGTCGCCTACCTGCTGGGCCGGGCTCCGGCCGTAGGCGCCCGGTTCACCGTGGTCGACGCCCGCGGCCGGACCGTGCACACCGGCCGGGCACCCGCCCCGACCGGCTCGTGGAACGCCGCCCACCCGGCCGTGCACCCACTCGACCTCAGCGCGGTCCGGCAGCCGGGGACCTACCGGGTCAAGCTCGGCTCGGCGGTCTCACCGGAGTTCCGGATCGGCGGCGGCCTCTTCGCGCCGCTGGCCCGGGCGAACAACGAGTTCTTCCAGGCCCAGCGCGACGGCGAGCAGGTCATTACGGGCCGGTTGAGCCGGAAGCCCGCGCACCTGGCCGACCGGCAGGCGACCGTCTACGCCGAGCCCGAGTTCGGCGGTGACTTCGGCGACGAGATCCTGGCGCCGCTGAAGCCGATTGGCGGGCCGGTCGACGTCGAGGGCGGCTGGGCCGACGCGGGCGACTACGTCAAGTTCACCTCCAACTCCGCGTACTCGCTGGCGGAAATGGGCCTTTCCCTGCGGACGCGGTACGACCGCGCGCTCGCCGACGAGGTCCGCTTCGGGCTGCGGTGGCTGGACAAGATGTGGGACGCCTCCACCGGAGTGCTCTACGCGCAGGTCGGCATCGGTACCGGGAGCGAGGAGTTCGGCTTCCTCGGTGACCACGACGTCTGGCGGTTGCCGGAAGCCGACGACGCGCGGCAGGTCCAGCCGGGGCACCCGGAGTACTTCGTCAAGCACCGCCCGGTGTTCCCGGCGAACGCGCCGGGCGAGGCGATCAGCCCGAACCTGGCGGGCCGGGTGGCCGCGGCCTTCGCGCTGGGTGCCCAGGTCGAACGGGACAGGACGCTGGCGCGCCGGTACCTCGACGAGGCCGCGTCGGTGTTCGCCAAGGCCAAGACCACCGAGGTCGGCGAGCTGGTCACCGCCTTCCCGCACTCCTACTACCCCGAGTCGTCCTGGCGCGACGACCTCGAACTCGGTGCCACGCAGCTCGCGCTGGCCGGACAGCGGCTCGGTGATCGGCGGGCGAAGGAGTGGACCTCGCAGGCCGTCCACTGGGCTCGCGAGTACCTCGGCGGCGACGACCAGGGCACGCTGAACCTCTACGACACCAGCGCGCTCGCGCACGCCGACCTGGCCCGGCTCGCCCCGCACCTGCGCGGTGAACTGGTCGCGGACCTGCGGCGACAGCTCGACGAAGGGGTGGCCGGTGCGCAGGCCAGCCCGTTCCGCACGGCCGTGGACCTCACCCAGTTCGACGCCGCCACCAAGAGTTTCGGCTTCGCCGCGACCGCCCGGCTCTACCGCGGGCTCACCGGCGACCCGGCCTACGACGCCTTCGGCACGCAACAGCGCAACTTCGCCCTCGGCGCCAACGCCTGGGGCATCTCGCTCGTCGTCGGCGCGGGCAGCCGATATCCACACTGCCCCCATCATCAGGTGGCCAACCTCGCCGGAAGTACCGACGGAGGTGCGCGAATCCTCCACGGCGCGGTGGTCAACGGGCCGAACGGCACAGCGAACTTCGACGGCCTGACCCCGCCGGACGGAGCCACGCCGTGCAGCGAACCGCTGGCCGCCTACGACACCCCGGAATCGCGCTTTTTCGACGACGTGAGTTCATGGCCCAGTTCCGAACCGGCCATCGACTTCACTTCCACCGCGATGCTCGCCTTCACCCTGAGTCCGTAAGCTCGGGACGGTGACTGAGCGAACTGCAGAGGTGCCCGGCGAGGACTATCCGGAGCACCCGCCGGAGAAGCACCGTGGCCCCGTCGTCCTGCGACGCGAACGGCGTTCCGAGGCCACCACCACCGACGAGCGGCTGCTCGACACCCGCGGCCCGTCCGACTGGGTGCACACCGACCCGTGGCGGGTGCTGCGCATCCAGGCCGAGTTCGTCGAGGGTTTCGGCGCGCTGGCCGAGGTGCCGCGTGCGGTGACCGTGTTCGGTTCCGCCCGCACGCCGCGCGAGCACCCCGAGTACGAACTCGGCCGCAAGATCGGCGGCGCGCTGGCCAGCGCCGGGTTCGCCACCATCACCGGCGGTGGTCCCGGCTCGATGGAAGCGGTCAACCGCGGGGCTTCCGAGGCCGGCGGGTTCTCCATCGGTCTCGGCATCGAGCTGCCGTTCGAGCAGGGCCTGAACCCGTGGGTCGACCTCGGGGTGAACTTCCGGTACTTCTTCACCCGCAAGACCATGTTCATCAAGTACTCGCAGGCCTTCATCTGCCTGCCCGGCGGTTTCGGCACGCTCGACGAGCTGTTCGAGGCGCTGACGCTGGTGCAGACCAAGAAGGTGACCAAGTTCCCGGTGGTGCTCTTCGGCAGCGACTACTGGGGCGGGCTGTACGACTGGATCGCGAAAACCCTGTTGCGCGAGGGCAAGATCGGGCAGAAGGATCTGGACCTGCTGCACGTCACCGACGACGTCGACGACGCGGTGTCGGTGGTGCAGGAGGCGTACAAGGCATGGGAGGAAGCCCACTAGTGAAGCGGGTCTGCGTGTTCTGCGGGTCCTCGCCCGGCAACAGCCCGGTCTACGCCGAGCAGGCGGCCGCGCTCGGGAAGCTGCTGGCCGAGCGCGGTATCGGGCTGGTCTACGGCGGGGCGAGCGTGGGCACCATGGGCGTGGTGGCCGACGCCGCGCTGGCCGCGGGCGGTGAGGTGATCGGGGTGATCCCCGGGCACCTGATGACCGCCGAGGTGGGGCACCACGGGCTGACCGAGCTGCACGTGGTCGACACCATGCACGAGCGCAAGGCGATGATGGCCGAGCTGTCCGACGGCTTCCTCGCGCTGCCGGGCGGCGCGGGCACGCTGGAGGAGCTGTTCGAGGTGTGGACCTGGGCGCAGCTCGGCCTGCACGCGAAGCCGCTCGGGCTGGTGGACGTGGCGGGCTACTTCGAGCCGCTGCGGAAGTTCGTCGACCACATGGTGGACGAGGGTTTCCTGCGCCCGCAGCACCGCGAAATGGTGACCGTGGACGCGGACCCGCTGGTGCTGCTGGCCGCCTTCGACGCGCACAACGGCGTCACCGTGGACAAGTGGCAGCGCACGCCGGAAGCGTGAGCCGCCTCAGACGCCGAAGTGGTAGATGTTCGGCAGGCCCGCCACCGGTAGGCAGGCGGCGCCGCTGAAGCAGACCTCGGTCCGGCTGATGTCGATCTGCGCGGGGACGTCGGCGTAGGCGGAGACGTAGTACGCGACGCCCTCGCGCAGCCGGGTCTCGGCGGCCGTGGCGGTGCCTTCGCGCAGCACCTCGGAGTCCCCGCGCGCCTTGGTTTCCGGGGCGAAACTGCCGAACGCGAGGAACTGTGCGGCGCAGTCGCTCATCGAGATCGGAGCGCAGACGCCGGTGCTCGGGAAACGCACCGAAGCGGGTAGCACGGCGTCGCCGGTCACCGCGGCGGGCAGGTCGGAGATCCGCAGCACCACACCGAGCGTGGTCCGGCCGGTGACCTCGGGCCGGCCGCGGAACCGGGTGTTCGTGCCCTGGGCGACGCCCTGGGCCAGGAACGCCGGAGTGCG from the Amycolatopsis magusensis genome contains:
- a CDS encoding TIGR00730 family Rossman fold protein, with protein sequence MTERTAEVPGEDYPEHPPEKHRGPVVLRRERRSEATTTDERLLDTRGPSDWVHTDPWRVLRIQAEFVEGFGALAEVPRAVTVFGSARTPREHPEYELGRKIGGALASAGFATITGGGPGSMEAVNRGASEAGGFSIGLGIELPFEQGLNPWVDLGVNFRYFFTRKTMFIKYSQAFICLPGGFGTLDELFEALTLVQTKKVTKFPVVLFGSDYWGGLYDWIAKTLLREGKIGQKDLDLLHVTDDVDDAVSVVQEAYKAWEEAH
- a CDS encoding TIGR00730 family Rossman fold protein, with protein sequence MGGSPLVKRVCVFCGSSPGNSPVYAEQAAALGKLLAERGIGLVYGGASVGTMGVVADAALAAGGEVIGVIPGHLMTAEVGHHGLTELHVVDTMHERKAMMAELSDGFLALPGGAGTLEELFEVWTWAQLGLHAKPLGLVDVAGYFEPLRKFVDHMVDEGFLRPQHREMVTVDADPLVLLAAFDAHNGVTVDKWQRTPEA
- the dapE gene encoding succinyl-diaminopimelate desuccinylase; this encodes MALDLHADPIDLTAALVDVPSESGQEAELADLVESALRRDAPHLEVVRNGDAVLARTNLGRPSRVILAGHLDTVPANDNLPVRREGEHLHGLGTVDMKSGDAVFLHLAAAVAEPKHDVTFVFYDNEEVEATRNGLGRIERELPDWLRADLAIVGEPSNAVIEAGCQGTMRVQLRIKGQRAHTARAWRGSNAIHGLYEPLRRLAEYRPRTPEIDGLTYHEGLQAVRVHGGVAGNVVPDDAVLDINHRYAPDRSPEQAEQHLREVFDGYELSVVDVSPGALPGLDAPAAAELVRAAGGQPVAKLGWTDVARFSALGMAAVNFGPGDPALAHTRQENVAISDITQVTQVLRTFLS
- a CDS encoding glycoside hydrolase family 9 protein, encoding MRRPAVLALLTVLLLPVAPATAEPVTGELRVDQVGYGPAETKVAYLLGRAPAVGARFTVVDARGRTVHTGRAPAPTGSWNAAHPAVHPLDLSAVRQPGTYRVKLGSAVSPEFRIGGGLFAPLARANNEFFQAQRDGEQVITGRLSRKPAHLADRQATVYAEPEFGGDFGDEILAPLKPIGGPVDVEGGWADAGDYVKFTSNSAYSLAEMGLSLRTRYDRALADEVRFGLRWLDKMWDASTGVLYAQVGIGTGSEEFGFLGDHDVWRLPEADDARQVQPGHPEYFVKHRPVFPANAPGEAISPNLAGRVAAAFALGAQVERDRTLARRYLDEAASVFAKAKTTEVGELVTAFPHSYYPESSWRDDLELGATQLALAGQRLGDRRAKEWTSQAVHWAREYLGGDDQGTLNLYDTSALAHADLARLAPHLRGELVADLRRQLDEGVAGAQASPFRTAVDLTQFDAATKSFGFAATARLYRGLTGDPAYDAFGTQQRNFALGANAWGISLVVGAGSRYPHCPHHQVANLAGSTDGGARILHGAVVNGPNGTANFDGLTPPDGATPCSEPLAAYDTPESRFFDDVSSWPSSEPAIDFTSTAMLAFTLSP